Below is a genomic region from Neurospora crassa OR74A linkage group VII, whole genome shotgun sequence.
CTCCTTTTTTCACTTGATCGTTATTCTTGTCGGCCGTCAACTTACACATTTGGTAACAGGCACATAGAACCTCCATAGTCCGGATTCTCAAAGGACTCGAGGACATTATCGACCTGTACGAACTCCACGCATCCATGGGTCCCACGGGCTGGTACTTTAGCGGTAAAGGTTCTTCCTTCCCTGCAGACCCCTTTTACGGCTTCAAGTACCTCCCCGATCTCTACAAGAAGGCCGACCCCTCCTTCACCGGTCCTTTTACAGTTCCCATGCTCTGGGACAAGAAGACCCACACCGTTGTCAACAACGAAAGTTCCGAGATTATCCGCATGCTCACTACCGCCTTTGATCACCTCCTGCCGGAACACCTACGTGAAGTGAACAGGCCAGGTGGCGGACTGTACCCGAAGCATCTGCAATCTTCCATCGATGAGGTGAATAGCTGGGTCTACAATTTGATCAACAACGGAGTGTACAAGACAGGCTTCGCTACCACCCAGCAGGCGTACGACGCGAATCTGTACCCACTTTTCGAGGGACTCGATCGTGTTGAGcaactcctctcctcccctgcACCCAGCGATGGTGGCTCGCCAGAAACAAAGTCAAGGAAATAC
It encodes:
- a CDS encoding glutathione transferase encodes the protein MASKDNEGSGAFIRSESAFRHFISPDPNAQFPADKGRYALYISPTCPWAHRTSIVRILKGLEDIIDLYELHASMGPTGWYFSGKGSSFPADPFYGFKYLPDLYKKADPSFTGPFTVPMLWDKKTHTVVNNESSEIIRMLTTAFDHLLPEHLREVNRPGGGLYPKHLQSSIDEVNSWVYNLINNGVYKTGFATTQQAYDANLYPLFEGLDRVEQLLSSPAPSDGGSPETKSRKYLLGDNLTETDVRLYTTIIRFDVAYRPVFQCSLKSIRHDYPNIYSWLRRLYWDQDSRETNSAFHSTSAPYLNMYGPSYAAARHKKVFGGQGPFIVPGGPTPLIDQL